The following coding sequences lie in one Populus trichocarpa isolate Nisqually-1 chromosome 14, P.trichocarpa_v4.1, whole genome shotgun sequence genomic window:
- the LOC18104872 gene encoding uncharacterized protein LOC18104872: protein MHAKTDSEVTSLAPSSPTRSPRRPVYYVQSPSRDSHDGEKTTTSFHSTPVLSPMGSPPHSHSSVGRHSRESSSSRFSGSLKPGSRKISPNDASRGGRKGQKQWKECDVIEEEGLLDDEERRKGLPRKCYFLAFVLGFFILFSFFSLILWGASKQQKPKITMKSVTFEQFRIQAGSDSTGVATDMISVNSTVRMTYRNKGTFFGVHVTSTPLDLSYSEITLASGSIKKFYQSRKSQRSVAISLISDKIPLYGSGAAFSSSTGTATLPVPLKVNFVVRSKAYVLGKLVKPKFNKRIECDFTFDPKKLNVPISLQKACTYD from the exons ATGCACGCCAAGACAGACTCAGAGGTCACTAGTCTAGCACCATCATCTCCCACAAGATCTCCACGCCGGCCAGTTTACTACGTACAGAGCCCATCACGTGACTCTCACGATGGAGAGAAAACTACGACGTCTTTTCATTCCACCCCTGTACTCAGCCCCATGGGATCCCCACCTCATTCTCACTCCTCTGTTGGCCGCCACTCGCGTGAATCCTCTTCAAGCCGGTTTTCTGGGTCGTTGAAACCTGGATCGCGCAAGATCTCACCAAATGATGCGTCTAGAGGGGGTCGAAAGGGACAAAAACAGTGGAAAGAGTGTGATGTTATTGAAGAAGAAGGACTTCTTGATGATGAAGAGCGTCGAAAGGGTCTCCCTCGTAAATGCTATTTCCTAGCTTTTGTTCTTGGTTTCTTTATcctgttctcttttttttctttgattctttgGGGGGCAAGCAAGCAACAGAAACCCAAGATCACAATGAag AGTGTTACATTTGAGCAATTTAGAATCCAAGCTGGTTCTGATTCAACAGGAGTGGCAACTGATATGATCTCTGTGAACTCCACAGTGAGAATGACCTATCGCAACAAAGGAACATTTTTCGGAGTCCATGTGACCTCAACACCTCTGGATCTATCCTACTCTGAAATCACTCTAGCATCAGGAAGT ATCAAGAAGTTTTACCAGTCAAGGAAGAGCCAGAGATCGGTAGCAATATCTCTTATCAGCGATAAAATACCATTATACGGGAGTGGGGCTGCGTTTAGCAGTTCAACAGGGACAGCTACATTACCAGTGCCTCTAAAAGTGAACTTCGTTGTTAGATCAAAAGCATACGTTTTGGGAAAATTGGTTAAGCCAAAATTCAACAAGAGAATCGAGTGTGATTTCACTTTTGATCCAAAGAAGCTCAACGTCCCAATCTCGCTCCAGAAGGCTTGCACATATGATTGA
- the LOC18104873 gene encoding protein RALF-like 34 codes for MRVSALSLIAASLTFLIVVKAQVDLKDFIQLTSEDLEWPSALSVYDELSDNEDEEYGGGSHRRSLHGRAKHYYVSYGALSANRVPCPARSGRSYYTHYCFRSRGQANPYTRGCSCITHCRR; via the coding sequence ATGAGGGTTTCAGCTCTGAGTTTGATTGCTGCCTCCTTAACTTTTCTCATTGTTGTTAAAGCTCAGGTTGATTTAAAGGATTTCATCCAACTGACGAGTGAAGATCTTGAATGGCCATCAGCGTTGTCTGTCTACGATGAGTTAAGTGACAATGAAGACGAAGAGTATGGCGGCGGGTCTCATAGGAGGTCTCTGCATGGGAGAGCAAAGCACTATTACGTATCATATGGTGCTCTCTCTGCAAACAGGGTGCCTTGCCCAGCTCGCTCAGGGAGGTCTTACTATACCCATTACTGTTTCCGATCAAGAGGACAGGCTAACCCTTACACCAGAGGTTGCTCTTGTATCACTCACTGCAGGAGATAA
- the LOC7464919 gene encoding probable BOI-related E3 ubiquitin-protein ligase 2, with protein MAHPQHQFQQHYQPQQQQQQPKNLRNLYAIDSQISPAVAYFNPSNLQDQSQHPPYVPPFHVVGFAPGPGNDGSDGGLELQWNYGLEPKRKRLKEQDFLENNSQISSVDFLQARSVSTGLGLSLDNTRVSSSGDSALLSLIGDDIDSELQRQDVEVDKFLKIQGDRLRQTILEKVQADQLQTISLVEEKVLQKLRQKEAEVESINKKNMELEEKMEQLSMEAGAWQERARYNENMINAIKFNIQQVYAQSRDSKEGCGDSEVDDTASCCNGRAIDFHLLSNDNNDMKELMTCKACRVNEVCMLLLPCKHLCLCKDCESKLSFCPLCHSSKFIGMEVYM; from the exons ATGGCTCATCCCCAACACCAGTTTCAACAGCACTACCAACctcaacagcaacaacaacaacctaaGAATTTGAG GAATTTATATGCAATCGACAGCCAGATTTCTCCGGCAGTGGCTTATTTTAATCCCTCTAATTTGCAAGATCAGTCTCAGCATCCTCCCTATGTCCCTCCTT TTCATGTGGTGGGGTTTGCTCCGGGTCCTGGGAATGATGGCAGTGATGGGGGACTTGAATTGCAGTGGAATTATGGGCTAGAACCCAAGAGAAAGAGATTGAAGGAGCAAGACTTTTTGGAGAATAATTCCCAGATTTCCTCTGTTGATTTCTTGCAAGCACGATCAGTCTCAACTGGGTTAGGGTTGTCTCTTGACAATACCCGTGTTTCATCTTCTGGTGACTCGGCTTTGTTATCGCTTATtggtgatgatattgatagTGAATTGCAGCGACAGGATGTGGAGGTTGATAAATTCCTCAAAATTCAG GGTGATCGACTGCGGCAAACCATCCTAGAGAAGGTCCAAGCCGACCAACTTCAAACTATCTCACTTGTGGAAGAGAAGGTTCTTCAAAAACTTCGTCAGAAAGAAGCAGAGGTGGAGAGCATCAATAAGAAGAACAtggaacttgaagagaaaatggAACAGTTGTCTATGGAAGCAGGTGCATGGCAGGAACGGGCCAGATACAATGAAAACATGATAAATGCCATCAAGTTCAACATCCAGCAAGTCTATGCTCAAAGTAGAGATAGTAAAGAAGGTTGTGGTGACAGTGAGGTGGATGATACAGCTTCGTGCTGCAATGGCCGTGCCATTGATTTTCACCTGCTTTCCAATGACAATAATGACATGAAGGAGCTGATGACTTGTAAGGCTTGCAGAGTCAATGAAGTTTGCATGCTTTTGTTACCTTGTAAGCATCTCTGCCTCTGTAAGGATTGTGAAAGTAAGCTTAGTTTTTGTCCCCTGTGTCATTCCTCCAAGTTTATTGGCATGGAAGTTTATATGTAA